The Astatotilapia calliptera chromosome 22, fAstCal1.2, whole genome shotgun sequence region GCTATGCCTATCCACCTGATTACTATGGCTATGATGACTACTACGATGACTACTATGGCTACGACTATCATGACTACCGTGGTGGCTATGAAGACCCTTACTACGGCTACGAAGACGTGTACACCATGAGGGGCCGTGGTACTCGTCCCAGCAGGGGAGGTCCACCTCCTCCCAGGGCTCGTGGAGCTCCACCGACACGAGGCCGGGGTGGCTACGCCCAAAGAGGGCCACCCCTCGGTGGTCCGAGGGGTGGCCGAGGAGGGCGAGGTGCCCCTTTCCAGCCTCAGAGGGGCCGCGGTCCTCGCGGGGCCAGGGGCAATCGCGGCGGCAACGTCGGCGGAAAGAGGAAGGCAGACGTGTTTAACCAGCCTGACTCCAAGCGCCGCCAGACCAACAACCAACAGAACTGGGGGTCCCAGCCCATCGCCCAGCAGCCCCTGCAGCAAGGGGCCGACTATTCTGGTAACTATGGTTACAGTAATGACACCATGGAGTTTTCACAGGATTCTTATGGGCAACAGTGGAAGTAGATGCACCAAAAGGTAtttggcaacaaaaaaaaaagaaaagagaaaaaaaaaaagaaaaacaacaataaaaaaacaaaaaaacaaacaggagatTGGCCACAATGTTTTTGATTGACTTTTTATTCTTCATCCttcgtggaaaaaaaaaatctgtatatatctcagaaaaaataaaaataaatggacaGACCCCAGAATTGGCTCAAGATGATTGGCTGGAAAGCCTTTTGGCTGAAGAAATGAACGTAACCGTTGTGGTGAATCATTTCCTACTCCTACGGTTACATTGGGACAcgtgtctttaaaaaaagaaaaacactcaaaaaaCGCTTTTATTGTTACTTTTTGTTCCTGGTTCTTTTTAAAGCCAACAAtgaacatttacacacacaaaaagaaaaaaagtggacaTTTCCTTCTCAAAAAGTCTGAGACAACATTAAATAATGAATATTGCCTTGCAGGAAGTTTCTGTCCATGCCCCTTTCCTCCCTTCTCCTTCTTGTACTCCCTTTATTTGTGGTTTCTCATAGTTGCTTTAGGGACTTGcttgtaaataaatgcatatgGTAGAGCTTTCTTacgtcatttttttttctttttgtttttgcaacggTGGAGAAAAGAATCcacaggaaggaagaaaaatcaAAGTTTTGTAATGTTTAAAGTGTATGCCTAGCGTTTCTAGATATagacaaattgtgtttttttgttttttaaactgatacCATAACTTCCtatgttttctttaaacttgCCCAGTAGAATTTGGTTTGGCTTACCTTAAGAGCCATAGCAGTTTGTTCTCTGATGTTCTTTGTATTTATAACTTTTACGTTTGTTCCGTTTcaataaaactcagctgagCATCAGTCAATTGTCAGATACTCAAATTCCGTGTTGTCATTCagtatttgatttgatttttaatctcaattcTCTCATTTGGATGAATATCTTCTTTTCCAAGTCaaattctttctctctcaaagGTTAATCACAAACGACTGAAATTGCGCAGTCAGACAACGGGACGAGAATTCGAAAGGTGTCTGGATGATACAAAAGcaggatttattttttgtattcctTATTCTTCAGACTGCAGTAATATCCTGCACACTGAATTCATGTTGTGAATGTTGCAGCAACAATTAAAGGGACCGCACTGTAAATTGGACTCCTTGCAATTACCCAAGATTGTTCCTGTCTGTCAAACGGTGAACAACCAGCCTACCGTCACTTAATGCTGTCGTTTATGACGAGAAGATGGAAAGCAATTTACTCTTGTGAAAATAATGCAAATGCTTATTGAGCTTTTTATTGACCGGTATAACATTTAATAATTGGAGAGCAGTGGGTAGCTAACACAGGATTTTCACAGGTGTAAATTTCCAGCACCTCCCAgctccagtgttttgttttttcccctctttttttagGGCTGACATCTTATGAAACTTAAGCTCTGTATCCACAAACTTTCAAGACAAGGACAGTTTTGGATAatagtagaaaaaaaattattcacacGTCTGTGGTCCTGATACTGACCTCCTTACAACATTTAGAGCAACACATTTGACTTGGAATGGATTTTCTGCAGCTAATTTCCAAAATCTGCACATCATCTCATcgtctttttctctccttttgaaGACCCCAAGGATCTGACCATCCAAATTTCCTAAAACGCACCTCCAGCTATAGCAAGCGATCACCTGTCAGGATCTGTTTAgaaaactttttgttttgtttcttttagccATTGCGTTTTGGTACCATGGTGtcattgtattttgtttcatgtgtctgtCCTCTTATTCCAACCTGCCTAGGTGGAGAAGCATTGAGAGCGGCACCGCTAGAATGAGGAACTCACCTGAACGGTACTCAAGGGTGAGCTAGCCTTGCACAGAGTACTGTCTCCTCTTCTCTAGCTAATTGTAATCACTGGAGAAACACTAGCCCTAATTATACACTATGCTTTTATCATCTCTTTGCTAATATACTCTGCTGTGAATCAACGTTTTTTtccttgggtttttttttttttttgggggggggggggattttttttttttctctctctcctcttttccAGGCTATCAAGAAGAATCAAAAATTGATTGAAGAATCattgaaaataataattcaaaCCGGCAGATTTCTGGGGTTTAGAGAACATGGGAATAATGGGTACTTCATTCACAATTATAATGTCAATTTTTCATCTAAAGGTCAATGGGAGTCGTGCACAAATTTAGACTGATTAAACAGCCAGAAGGGCAGCCAGCCAAGGAATTTGGTAAGCATTTGTAAAcctaaaaatatgcaaaacacctGCTGCCTGTCTCAGCTTACTGCACCAAAATCGTCTGTTGTCTCCACGCGTTCTTTAATTTGGGCGGTGGGTGCGGAATGGACACTTTTCCCCTTCTGTGCCACTAGAGGTAGCAGCTCTGCACCAGCACTACCAGTGGTGCATTGTTTCCTTTGCCGATGCTGCACTTATTGGCTATTTTCAGAGCTGAATAGGTGTTAATTAGGGGGTCCATATTTACTAGAGAAGttacttttcatatttattcaaTCCGATTTTGAGCTGCTAACTTAAACATCTGTGAGACTGGCCTGTGTTTAAACAAAGGCTGCACCTCTAAACTGATGTCTTTACCCTTTAccgccacaagatggcagtagaAGGGCTACATTATTTGTGTTTCACAGGTAAGCCGGGGATGTAGAGCTAgttactgacacacacacattttgattAAAGTGCCTGCAAATGCTGGAGTTTCCATAACAGCCTCTCATGTCAGAACTGTGTCTTTATATGTTGCCTCTTGTCACCAGGCAGTAAAGGAGCTGCCCCCATCCATGTGAATGGGTTCACAGAAATGGAAAGGACTGATTGGTAAGATTGTTCATTATCAAGTAATACTCAGAAAGActaaatatgattttatttttaggttagTTCATGTTTTAAAACAATGTTGGATGTCCTAGTTCTAAACTTCCCAGAGCAAGTAAGTCTTATAAGgttttcagaataaaaatatataaagttaTGGATTTTGTGGATTTTATAAATGAGCATCATATGACTCTCTACAGTCATGTGCAGGGTTTGAtggttaatgtttaaaaatcgATCAACCAGGATTTCTTTTAGCAAGctttttgtgtatgttttctAGGGACTGCTATCCCTGATGATAAACCACATACCACAAGATGAGGAAGGTGCAGAGGTCCAGAACCCAGGGAGGCACATCAGCAACGTTAGGCTCAACAGAAGTCAGAGGTCAGAAAGTTTTGCAATGTAGTAATTGTATAAATGATCCCCTTCTCAGCTGGAGCAATGTTATGCATCAGAGATGTGAAGATTTTATAGCgcttgatttttaaataaataaaaacatgtcctttttttttttgtctttggacAGAAATCGAAGAAAAAGATGGACACGTGACCCACAGCTCCATCAGAGGCCTTTGGCTCCGCCTAGTAGGCTGCCACTGCTCATTCATCCAGCTCAAAGATTTACTGCTGGAAGAGGGAACGATCTATGTATCGGACTGTTTGATACATGTTATTGCACAAATAAATTTGCAgctttgtgtgtgcatattttttttcttttgtataaaCACAATATTATACCACTACAGCATTTCTGAGATCTCATTAGAAATCACTGAGTGCAGTAAACTATAGCTGACTGTCTCATAGCACATTTCCAGTCAAACCAGTGGAAATGGGCAATAGGAGAGTGGGCATATGTGGCTCACTGTAGACCTCAGCCAATCAAGCTGACTGTACTCAACTCACTGCCTCACATCACtcaatacaaataaatacaggaaGCACAAAGTTGACCTAAGCAAAGGAAATTTCATGCCTTAAacgtttaaataaatattgcatAAGTCACACAGGATGTCTGCACCATGGCACTTATAAGTATATATTCTTAGACGTTCAGTCAAGTGTGATACATTGAATACGCAGATGTGAACGACAGTGGGGGCTGGTTTGGGGAAAAAGGCTGAAGACGTGTTACAACAGAGTCCTGCACCAGCTTAAAGATTTTAGCAAAGCGTCGTGAAGGAGTGACCGCTGTTTGTAATCCGtcgctaaatgttaaatgttggtTAAAAAAACGTCGAAGCGGAAGTAAAGTCTTCTAGTTCCTGTCATGTCAAAACATGCCAAtgcaatgtttttaatttgaaaaacttTAAACCTTTCTAACCCAGCACATTCATtcactttcatattttttcaatatttaaaaTTGTTATAAAACGTGTGCTTACGTTACGtaggtttatttttaatctgtagtcACGTGATGTCACGACGTCACATGTAAACCCGAGCGAAGATGGCGACCGCCGAGGGAGAGTCTTCTGTGCATAATGTGTCGGATGAATTATTTCAAAATTTTTACACTGAGGTAAAGCAGATTTAAAGTTAGATTATTCACTTTAAAGTATCGGTTGCTGTCTTTGCACCGACTGAAGCCGGTTATTGAGCGATTACCGCGTTTATCACCTACGAGGCCTGCTGACATCAGCTAACGAGAAGCTAACGTTAAACGAGATGTTTGTGAGCAGCTTCAGTCTTCTGTTAGTacgaaaaaaaaacactgttatttgggcttattttattcattattatcagcagCTAGTACTACAAGCCATGTTACCTAAACTATGGCTTGCTTAATAGGAGTTACTGCGTTGGCGGGCCTTTTATGAAGCTGCTGCTGGGTCAGTGTACATGTTGAcctgtatttatttaatgagGATAGCTTCCTGAAAAAATTAAGAGCATCCTTCTCGTTCTTCGTATTTCATTCTTCGGAGCTGGCTGACATAattcagaagaaaataaaaatgtattccgGAAGCCTTGTTTGCCAGGACCTTTGCATTGTGAagtttttcactgttttgttttgctgctattcatttttaaaggtgaagcaGATCGAGAAGCGAGACTCTGTGTTAACCTCCAAGCAGCAGATTGACAGACTGCTCAGACCTGGCGCATCATACTTCAATCTCAACCCTTTTGAGGTAACCTAGTGCACTAATGgtgtcgtttttgttttgtttttaattattattatcattgttaaATATGCTACCTATCAATGTATGTATGTAGcatttttaataattcattCACACTTCACTTCTAATTAACAAAGGAACTGCAATAATGTATATAGCTTTTAGGAACTTATGTAATTGATATTTATACTTGATGCTTCCTTATTATTTTCATATCTGTATCTTATTAGACCTAAATCAAAGAAGAggaaacaattttaaaatgtaccCTTTTAAATGTTGTGCTGATCTTAGGAAtcaaatcatgttttttttaagtgacagtCTTCCTTCATTCTGTGCAATAATTTTGATTCCTCATACTACTCACTCAGCCAATCTGAAAGGATCTGTGATTGACCAAAGTTACCTGTCAGGGACAAACTTTTCCAAAGCCTAATAACAGAACCCAAGAGTTATTATATTTTTCAAAGCTCTAACTGCTTATGATGTATCAATGCTATGAGATCCAACGCTATTAACAATTGTCGATTTCAAATCTCTTATAGGTTCTGCAAATTGATCCAGAGGCAACAGATGATGAACTGAAGAAAAGGTTTCGGGCGGTAAGGAAGTGTTATGGAGAAGAGGCTTTTCAGTGACCTCATTTTTACAGACATGGCGTGTTCTTTgcaatgctgtttttgtttttaattttaaatctcTTTTACTTGGCAGTTGTCCATTTTGGTCCATCCAGACAAAAATCAGGGCGATCCAGACAGAGCGCAGAAAGCGTTCGAAGGTAACAATTCTCACGTACATCACTTATTGGCTTGTATTTTTGTACAGCTCCAAGTTAATTAAAATGGGTTTTATTGGCTATTTGGACACTCAATAAactctggaggaaaaaaaaacaaaacctaaaaaccagtttctgtctcattgttgtttttgtacaaattaaaataaaaagtatgaaaaCAACAATTTGACTTTGTTAGAGCCTCTGTGATACAGTTATCTGCTAATCTTACATTAAAACCACTCTGTAATCGAGCCTTAATGTTATACTATGTCTAGCTGTGGACAAGGCATACAAACTCTTACTGGATCCAGAGCAGAAGAAGAGAGCCTTAGATGTGATTCATGCAGGAAAGGAATATGTGGAGCATATGGTGAGTATTTTccaccatgaaaacaaaatatctaatgcgcgcccccccccccccccccccccctttccatGTTACTCAGTTTCATTATCTGGACTTTTTTAATGcgatgtttctttatattttaaaggtaaaagagaaaaggaaacagtTGAAGAAAGAAGGGAAACCACTGGATGTAGAGGAAGATGATCCCGAAATGGTAAGTTCTACTGAGGTACTGAgacttttattataattttattgtaatttcaGAACCACAATGTTTTAAAGGGAAGGCATGTGAAGAATAGTTCTGTCTTTATCACAAATCACTGGACTAGCAAGATGTAAAAAAGAGGGATCGTGCTAGCACTGCAAACCAATAGCAGAATTTTGCTCCAGGAAAGACATTGAAGTAAGTTGTCCCGAATTCAATAAATGTTGAGCAATGAAACAAACCAACAGAGGCCCAGAAGAGTGCAATCAAACAATGagtttattaaaacacacacactccttccTCAGGAGTATGCAGCATCACATCATCACACACAGCATCACACATAGATTGTGAAGACATATCTGTTGTGTAAAACCTTCTTTAATAGACTGAGCATCAACTCTGAATGAGCACAAAcatgcaatgtgtataaaataattatagctGCACCTGTAATAAAAAGGTTAATATGGTGGCAATAGCtttaataaacatatttaatgcaatatcaatgctgtaggatatattattaatgcaatgttaATAATGCAGGTTATAttgtagcagtaaaataatttctgtacCTCCACAAAGTGTAACTTAATAGGGGGGAgaggcttttaaaaaacaatattttgggGCAAACTCtgtaaacctttattttttaaatctgatttGACTGATGCGTGTAGTTTTTATGTGGCAGACACCATTGAAATTAAAGTACTTTGAATAAATGCCCAGCAGTGTTACCAAAAGGCAGTGAAGGtgaatgagtttaaatacctgtgaTCATCTATCTAAAGTAACAGAATGGTGAAGAGCAGAGTAGagggggtgatttgtgacagaaggatgaaAAGGAAGGCTTTCAAGATGGTAGCGAGATCTCCTATGATGTATGAAaaagcactgacaaaaagacgtCCAGAGGACCAGAATAGACAGGATTAGAAACAAGTAGATCAG contains the following coding sequences:
- the dnajc8 gene encoding dnaJ homolog subfamily C member 8, with product MATAEGESSVHNVSDELFQNFYTEVKQIEKRDSVLTSKQQIDRLLRPGASYFNLNPFEVLQIDPEATDDELKKRFRALSILVHPDKNQGDPDRAQKAFEAVDKAYKLLLDPEQKKRALDVIHAGKEYVEHMVKEKRKQLKKEGKPLDVEEDDPEMFKQAVYKQTMKLFAELEIKRKEREAKEMHERKRAREEEIEAAENAKRQREWQKNFEETRDGRVDSWRNFQAKGKSKEKKNRSFLKPPKVKMEQRE